The Gemmatimonadaceae bacterium genome contains a region encoding:
- a CDS encoding PASTA domain-containing protein — MQGRALGRRAFPYLVVGVFGFLLSYILLFIFAFPSEVLPDDGRVPTVIGLPFDAAVASIEKAGFSAVKGETRFHRSVAKDIILQQDPPAGSLQKRGIDITLAVSGGQRSAVVPDVAGLSQQQARLAIENAGFQFGSVRQQTSEQPRGAVVGSDPPSGDSLPLPAVVRITISQGPSALQLPDLAGRTVADARSTLEQLGLRVGGISRDTSSFQPENTVLSQSPAAGNLVAAGSRVDLRISLFPSPPVIPPIDTGGVER, encoded by the coding sequence TTGCAGGGGCGCGCGCTCGGAAGGCGTGCGTTCCCTTATCTGGTTGTCGGCGTCTTCGGGTTTCTGCTGTCCTACATCCTCCTTTTTATCTTTGCGTTTCCATCGGAGGTGCTCCCAGACGACGGCCGTGTGCCGACCGTCATAGGCCTTCCATTCGACGCGGCGGTCGCTTCAATCGAAAAGGCGGGGTTCAGCGCGGTGAAAGGAGAGACTCGATTTCACCGCAGCGTCGCAAAGGACATCATCCTGCAACAGGACCCGCCGGCCGGCAGCCTTCAGAAACGCGGAATCGACATCACGCTCGCGGTAAGCGGCGGGCAGCGGAGTGCGGTTGTCCCCGATGTCGCAGGGCTGAGCCAGCAGCAGGCACGGCTCGCGATTGAGAATGCGGGCTTCCAGTTCGGTTCGGTACGGCAGCAGACCAGCGAGCAGCCACGCGGAGCCGTGGTCGGCAGCGATCCTCCAAGCGGTGACTCGCTCCCGCTCCCCGCGGTTGTGCGAATCACCATCAGCCAGGGACCATCGGCGCTTCAGCTGCCCGATCTCGCCGGGCGCACCGTGGCCGACGCCCGCTCGACCCTCGAGCAGCTCGGGCTTCGCGTAGGCGGAATCTCTCGCGACACCAGCTCGTTCCAGCCCGAGAACACAGTGCTCTCGCAATCGCCGGCTGCCGGCAACCTCGTGGCCGCCGGATCGCGCGTGGACCTGCGTATCTCCCTGTTCCCATCGCCGCCGGTTATCCCGCCTATCGACACCGGTGGCGTGGAGCGATGA
- a CDS encoding prolipoprotein diacylglyceryl transferase, with translation MIPGIFATIVHHPLSYQVGPLQLTGFGLAMLLTFVIAQIISQHEMERRGHDGSVMSDLVFAAVIGGLLGAKLYYAIMAGDFSALASRAGFVFWGGLMGGILATAAVMRYKKLSFARISDVAATTLAASYAVGRTGCWAVGDDYGRPWNGPWATMFPEGAPPSTVGNMSRMFGAQFPVGTPENEVVAVHPTQLYEVALGFVMFLILWRFRDHKHAEGWLFGFYCVLAGIERFIIEFFRAKDDRFLLGGWMTTAQLIAIAFAVGGALWMYLRWNVGPGKPGINGPAAARAAAR, from the coding sequence ATGATACCAGGCATCTTCGCCACGATCGTGCACCATCCGCTGTCATATCAGGTCGGGCCGCTGCAGCTCACCGGCTTCGGGCTGGCAATGCTTCTGACGTTCGTCATCGCGCAGATAATCTCGCAGCACGAAATGGAGAGGCGCGGTCACGACGGGTCCGTGATGAGCGATCTCGTGTTTGCGGCGGTCATCGGCGGGCTTCTCGGCGCCAAGCTGTACTACGCGATTATGGCAGGCGACTTCTCGGCGCTCGCGAGCCGGGCGGGGTTCGTGTTCTGGGGCGGGCTGATGGGAGGAATCCTCGCCACCGCGGCGGTGATGCGTTACAAGAAGCTGAGCTTCGCGCGGATCAGCGACGTCGCCGCAACTACGCTCGCGGCGAGCTATGCCGTCGGGAGAACGGGATGCTGGGCGGTTGGCGACGACTACGGCCGCCCGTGGAATGGCCCGTGGGCGACGATGTTCCCGGAGGGTGCGCCGCCTTCGACCGTCGGCAACATGTCGCGCATGTTCGGGGCGCAGTTTCCGGTGGGCACGCCCGAGAATGAAGTCGTTGCCGTGCATCCGACGCAACTTTACGAGGTCGCTCTCGGTTTCGTGATGTTTCTCATTCTCTGGCGCTTCCGCGATCACAAGCACGCCGAGGGCTGGTTGTTCGGCTTCTACTGCGTTCTCGCCGGAATCGAGCGGTTCATCATCGAATTCTTCCGGGCGAAGGACGACCGGTTCCTGCTCGGTGGCTGGATGACGACCGCGCAGCTGATCGCCATCGCGTTCGCCGTCGGCGGGGCGTTGTGGATGTACCTTCGCTGGAATGTCGGGCCGGGCAAGCCGGGCATTAACGGTCCTGCCGCAGCGCGAGCGGCTGCGAGATAG
- a CDS encoding thiazole synthase — translation MSGSTTVEASLDPFPLTIAGREFRSRLMLGTGKYGSNAEMMEAIEASGAEIVTVAVRRVDLDRANDEGILHHLDPDRLFLLANTAGCYSADEAIRYARLARAAGFNEWVKLEVIGDQETLLPDTEGLLVATRALAAEGFKVMAYTNDDLITALRLEEAGAVAVMPLASPIGSGLGMLNQYAIRTIKRRLSVPVIVDAGVGTASDACIVMEQGVDGILMNTGIAAASDPVRMATAMRQAVDAGRLAYLAGRMPKREIALPSSPVSGMLDR, via the coding sequence ATGAGCGGGTCCACAACAGTCGAGGCGTCTCTCGATCCCTTTCCGCTGACTATTGCGGGCCGCGAGTTCCGCTCGCGACTCATGTTGGGCACCGGAAAGTACGGCTCGAACGCCGAGATGATGGAGGCAATCGAAGCTTCCGGTGCTGAGATCGTAACTGTTGCGGTGAGGCGCGTGGATCTCGATCGCGCGAACGACGAAGGGATCCTCCACCATCTCGACCCCGATCGGTTGTTCCTCCTCGCCAACACCGCCGGCTGCTACTCGGCTGATGAGGCGATTCGCTACGCTCGTCTCGCGCGGGCCGCAGGGTTCAACGAGTGGGTGAAGCTCGAAGTGATCGGCGACCAGGAGACGCTTCTTCCCGATACGGAAGGTCTGCTTGTCGCGACGCGAGCGCTTGCCGCTGAAGGATTCAAGGTGATGGCGTACACGAACGACGATCTGATCACCGCGCTGCGCCTGGAGGAAGCAGGCGCGGTTGCCGTGATGCCGCTGGCGTCGCCAATCGGATCGGGGCTCGGGATGCTGAACCAGTACGCGATTCGCACAATCAAGCGTCGCCTGAGCGTTCCGGTAATCGTCGATGCAGGCGTCGGCACCGCGTCCGACGCATGCATCGTGATGGAGCAGGGCGTGGACGGAATTCTCATGAACACCGGCATCGCCGCGGCGTCCGATCCGGTACGCATGGCAACTGCAATGCGACAGGCAGTCGACGCGGGACGCCTTGCTTATCTGGCCGGCAGGATGCCGAAGCGGGAGATTGCTCTTCCCTCCTCTCCCGTCTCGGGAATGCTCGACCGATGA
- a CDS encoding class IV adenylate cyclase, with product MLEVELKSVVDDVPARRAQIEAAGGRLIYSGRLIDARYDLRDHSMVLRDHVLRLRVYEDDTGKRAHLDWKGPTLYEGGFKIREEASTGVTDADALAVILEKLGFVVTVEIERDIIQYELNGATVRFEQYPDMDPLVEVEGPPEAIERAVTASGLARSGFTSERLPEFVARFEARTGRRASLSQAELRGERRYRSEDA from the coding sequence ATGCTTGAGGTAGAGCTCAAGAGCGTGGTGGACGATGTGCCGGCGCGGCGAGCGCAAATCGAAGCCGCCGGCGGCCGGCTCATATATTCAGGGCGCCTCATCGACGCGCGTTACGATCTGCGCGATCACTCGATGGTGCTGCGCGATCATGTGCTCCGGCTGCGTGTCTACGAGGACGATACCGGCAAACGCGCGCACCTCGACTGGAAGGGCCCAACCCTCTACGAAGGCGGATTCAAGATTCGGGAGGAAGCATCCACCGGAGTGACCGATGCCGACGCGCTTGCGGTAATCCTCGAGAAGCTGGGTTTCGTGGTGACTGTCGAGATCGAGCGCGACATCATTCAGTACGAGCTGAACGGTGCGACGGTTCGATTCGAGCAATACCCGGACATGGATCCGCTCGTGGAAGTGGAAGGCCCTCCGGAGGCGATAGAACGTGCAGTGACGGCGAGCGGACTGGCCCGCAGCGGGTTCACGTCGGAGCGCCTGCCGGAATTCGTTGCACGATTCGAGGCCCGGACCGGCCGACGCGCGTCTCTCTCGCAAGCCGAGCTGCGGGGCGAGCGCCGGTACCGCAGCGAGGATGCGTAG
- a CDS encoding TlpA disulfide reductase family protein, whose protein sequence is MMDRPRIAIVLGVIGLVGAVFMAGKSYLGNELSPLGVGDEAPNFKAATLDSVAREKTLAEYKGNVVMINIWATWCKPCVVEMPSIEQLHQAYAPRGLKVIAVSVDDPGTDEQIRAFVKRYGLTFEILHDQGGQAGPVSKLYDATRYPETVIIGRDGIIRKKFSGATDWNSPVNRALIERLLEEKTTTD, encoded by the coding sequence ATGATGGACCGACCGCGCATTGCGATTGTGCTCGGCGTGATCGGACTCGTCGGCGCCGTCTTCATGGCGGGCAAGAGCTACCTCGGTAACGAGCTGTCCCCGCTGGGCGTCGGTGACGAGGCGCCGAACTTCAAGGCTGCGACGCTCGACTCGGTCGCGCGCGAGAAAACGCTGGCGGAGTACAAGGGCAACGTCGTCATGATCAACATCTGGGCGACCTGGTGCAAGCCATGCGTCGTGGAGATGCCGAGCATCGAGCAGCTCCACCAGGCGTATGCCCCTCGTGGGTTGAAGGTCATCGCCGTCAGCGTCGACGACCCCGGAACCGACGAGCAGATCCGAGCTTTCGTGAAGCGGTACGGCCTCACGTTCGAGATACTCCACGATCAGGGAGGTCAGGCAGGCCCGGTCAGCAAGCTCTACGATGCCACCCGTTATCCCGAGACAGTCATCATCGGCCGCGACGGAATCATCCGCAAGAAATTCAGCGGAGCGACGGATTGGAATTCGCCCGTGAACCGCGCGCTGATCGAGCGGCTTCTCGAGGAAAAGACGACAACAGATTGA
- a CDS encoding thiamine phosphate synthase — protein sequence MTNTATVKRTEFLQTAERVMRALGARGAVHLRTSSTPGRRFHELASALADIQNTTGCWLIVNDRVDIAAAVGAKGIQLASHSLRVSEARAVAPDIPAGISVHSVDEAVAAQASGAAWCVAGSVFETPTHPGRSEARVPFIEEVARAVSIPIIAIGGIQPEHVTALRQAGAYGIATIRGVDWERRLSMLDTDPSPGKTRLAGSPHRTSEEAIIRYISIYDWDSGSERDHHADGKRRSPGYSAE from the coding sequence GTGACGAACACAGCCACCGTGAAGCGCACGGAGTTTCTTCAGACCGCGGAGCGAGTGATGCGCGCTTTAGGCGCACGGGGGGCTGTTCATCTCCGCACGTCGAGCACGCCCGGCCGGCGGTTCCACGAGCTGGCGTCGGCACTGGCCGATATTCAGAACACCACCGGCTGCTGGTTGATAGTGAACGACAGAGTGGACATCGCTGCCGCCGTCGGAGCAAAGGGAATTCAGCTCGCATCTCATTCCTTGAGAGTTTCCGAAGCCCGGGCCGTTGCCCCCGACATCCCGGCGGGAATCAGCGTTCACAGCGTCGACGAAGCGGTGGCAGCGCAAGCGTCCGGGGCCGCCTGGTGCGTCGCTGGAAGCGTGTTCGAGACGCCGACGCATCCCGGTCGCTCGGAGGCGCGTGTGCCGTTCATCGAAGAGGTCGCGCGAGCGGTGAGCATTCCCATCATCGCGATCGGAGGCATCCAACCGGAGCACGTTACCGCGCTTCGCCAGGCCGGAGCGTACGGAATCGCCACCATTCGCGGCGTCGACTGGGAGCGGCGGTTGTCCATGCTCGATACCGATCCTTCTCCTGGAAAAACGCGACTTGCAGGCTCGCCTCACAGAACGTCTGAGGAAGCCATCATCCGCTATATTTCGATCTATGATTGGGACTCCGGAAGCGAGCGAGATCATCACGCTGACGGTAAACGGCGCTCCCCGGGATATTCCGCGGAATAG
- the thiS gene encoding sulfur carrier protein ThiS: MAELLGSLRIDPRLVVVEHNRTILRDRDTYPTHGLSHGDVVEIVHFVGGG; this comes from the coding sequence ATGGCGGAGCTCCTCGGATCGCTCCGCATCGACCCCCGCCTCGTTGTCGTCGAGCACAACCGGACCATCCTTCGCGATCGCGATACCTATCCGACGCACGGACTTTCACACGGCGACGTAGTGGAGATCGTTCACTTCGTCGGGGGCGGCTGA
- the fmt gene encoding methionyl-tRNA formyltransferase gives MRVLFWGTPEFAAAPLRALIGEGFDVAGVVTQPDKPQGRARVETPPPVKQIAVEERIPCFQPATLRGAEFTEMLAVMQPDISIVVAYGNILPKKLIDLPELGTLNIHASLLPALRGAAPIQAAIRQGLTETGVSIMRMVPALDAGPVILQAPTPIPDDETYGELQLRLSELGALTLVEALTLISLGQASETEQDESRVSYAPKVTRDDARIDWRLDAAEVSRLIRAYDPKPGSFTTRNGVDVKVFGPRVVSDAGEAAAPGEVISATPDLIVACSKGAIRISDVQPAGRSRMIAADWARGRGIAPGDVLGS, from the coding sequence CGCGCTCATCGGCGAAGGGTTCGACGTGGCAGGCGTTGTCACTCAGCCTGATAAGCCCCAGGGGCGAGCTCGAGTGGAGACACCCCCGCCCGTCAAGCAGATCGCGGTGGAGGAAAGAATTCCATGCTTCCAGCCGGCGACGCTGCGTGGCGCGGAATTCACGGAAATGCTCGCTGTGATGCAGCCCGACATCTCGATCGTCGTCGCCTACGGCAACATCCTGCCGAAGAAGCTCATCGATCTGCCGGAGCTCGGAACGTTGAACATCCATGCATCGCTCCTCCCCGCGCTCCGCGGAGCGGCGCCCATTCAGGCGGCGATCAGACAGGGATTGACCGAGACCGGCGTCTCCATCATGCGAATGGTTCCGGCATTGGACGCGGGCCCCGTGATACTGCAGGCGCCGACGCCGATACCTGACGACGAGACATACGGCGAGCTGCAGCTCCGACTGTCGGAGCTCGGCGCCCTCACTCTTGTCGAAGCACTCACGCTGATATCATTGGGACAGGCATCCGAGACGGAGCAGGACGAGTCGCGCGTCTCATACGCGCCCAAGGTCACGCGCGATGATGCTCGAATCGACTGGCGACTCGACGCAGCCGAAGTATCTCGCCTCATTCGCGCCTACGATCCGAAACCAGGATCATTCACGACGCGGAATGGAGTGGACGTAAAAGTCTTCGGGCCGCGCGTCGTAAGCGATGCCGGTGAAGCGGCGGCCCCCGGCGAAGTGATCTCCGCAACGCCGGACCTCATCGTCGCGTGCAGCAAGGGAGCGATACGAATCAGTGACGTACAACCTGCGGGAAGGAGCCGTATGATCGCGGCTGACTGGGCACGCGGACGCGGCATTGCACCCGGCGACGTCCTCGGCAGCTGA
- the rpe gene encoding ribulose-phosphate 3-epimerase, translated as MSARIAPSILTADFGRLSEEIAMLVAGGADMIHLDVMDGRFVPNITFGEKMIATVRALTSLPLDVHMMVEEPERYFESFAGAGATGMTIHVEAAPHLQRQLAQIRELACAAGAAVNPGTSLASVREVLADLDLLLIMTVNPGFGGQEFIASSPDKVARARQLLSDGRSRAALEVDGGIGRENIAPVWRAGADTFVAGNSIFGAADPQAEIGALRNICSVTV; from the coding sequence ATGAGCGCGCGAATTGCGCCTTCGATTCTTACCGCCGATTTCGGCCGCCTGTCCGAAGAGATCGCGATGCTGGTCGCGGGCGGAGCGGACATGATCCATCTCGACGTGATGGATGGGCGCTTCGTCCCGAACATCACCTTCGGCGAAAAGATGATCGCGACCGTGCGCGCCCTAACGTCGCTTCCGCTCGACGTGCACATGATGGTTGAAGAGCCCGAGCGCTACTTCGAGTCCTTTGCGGGCGCGGGAGCTACCGGGATGACGATCCATGTCGAGGCGGCTCCGCACCTTCAGCGGCAGCTTGCGCAAATTCGGGAGCTGGCATGCGCCGCCGGCGCGGCAGTGAACCCGGGAACTTCGCTTGCATCCGTCCGCGAGGTCCTCGCCGATCTCGATCTTCTTTTGATCATGACGGTCAATCCCGGCTTCGGGGGCCAGGAATTCATTGCTTCGTCGCCCGACAAGGTCGCGCGGGCGCGCCAGCTTCTGAGCGACGGACGAAGCCGCGCCGCGCTTGAAGTCGATGGAGGAATCGGGCGCGAGAATATTGCTCCGGTCTGGCGCGCGGGCGCCGACACGTTCGTTGCAGGCAATTCGATCTTCGGCGCGGCCGATCCGCAGGCGGAGATCGGTGCGCTCCGCAACATCTGCTCGGTGACGGTATGA
- the tsaD gene encoding tRNA (adenosine(37)-N6)-threonylcarbamoyltransferase complex transferase subunit TsaD produces the protein MTRILGIETSCDETSAALLEGSGDDVSQRSLVILSQDVHRVFGGVVPEIASRAHLTSIVPVVSRALEDAGATIDQVDAIAVTHTPGLIGALLVGVCYAKALAFARGIPVIPIHHMEGHLFATSLEHRDAIPPFTALLVSGGHTMLLDVEEWGLYRLLGATRDDAAGEAFDKVAKLLGLPYPGGRHIEALAREGDPARFRFTRPMVRRNDAPTDADYYAFSFSGLKTAVLNAVKSTGGEEIDRKHIARGFQDALIDTLVEKTFRAASEFGRQRIVLGGGVACNSALVEAMRKRVEEIGAEVFAPSARLATDNAAMIARAGFHHYYRGERGSLDLNAFASRPLPGLIA, from the coding sequence TTGACGCGCATCCTCGGAATTGAGACGTCGTGCGACGAGACCTCGGCGGCGCTGCTCGAGGGAAGCGGCGACGACGTGTCGCAACGCTCGCTCGTCATTCTCTCGCAGGACGTCCATCGGGTATTCGGCGGCGTTGTCCCGGAGATCGCGTCCCGCGCGCACCTTACCAGCATCGTCCCTGTGGTTTCCCGGGCGCTGGAGGATGCGGGAGCCACCATTGACCAGGTCGACGCTATTGCGGTGACCCACACGCCCGGGCTCATCGGTGCTCTTCTCGTTGGCGTCTGCTACGCGAAAGCGCTCGCGTTTGCGCGTGGAATTCCGGTCATCCCCATCCATCATATGGAGGGACACCTTTTCGCGACGTCACTCGAGCATCGGGATGCGATCCCGCCGTTCACGGCGCTTCTCGTTTCCGGCGGTCACACAATGCTTCTCGACGTCGAAGAGTGGGGACTCTATCGGCTACTCGGCGCAACCCGCGACGACGCCGCGGGTGAGGCGTTCGACAAGGTTGCGAAGCTGCTCGGCCTGCCCTATCCCGGCGGCAGGCACATCGAGGCGCTCGCCCGCGAGGGAGACCCGGCGCGATTTCGCTTCACAAGGCCGATGGTGCGCCGTAACGATGCACCGACGGACGCCGACTATTACGCGTTCTCGTTCAGTGGACTCAAGACAGCGGTGCTCAACGCGGTGAAAAGCACCGGCGGAGAGGAGATCGATCGCAAGCACATCGCGCGCGGATTCCAGGACGCGCTGATCGACACCCTGGTCGAGAAAACTTTTCGCGCGGCGAGCGAGTTCGGCAGGCAGCGAATCGTCCTCGGCGGCGGTGTCGCGTGCAACTCGGCGCTGGTGGAGGCAATGCGCAAGCGGGTCGAGGAGATTGGCGCCGAGGTTTTCGCCCCGTCGGCGCGTCTCGCTACCGATAACGCAGCGATGATCGCGCGCGCGGGTTTTCATCACTACTATCGAGGTGAGCGCGGATCGCTTGATTTGAACGCCTTCGCGAGTCGCCCGCTTCCCGGACTGATCGCCTAA
- a CDS encoding cytochrome c/FTR1 family iron permease, with product MKSGSKIGRLIVVAAILLPAAAQSQENSAKRLSSIVSVAVEEYRKGIDDRGNVISAEEYAEATSFLGDARVVATRLRGYNAPPTQALLDTLIAAVKARRPPQEVQLIEARFRGALGVAGALDLPSAPLDTARGHALYTANCASCHGEAGRGDGPAAKAGNVPAPAIGDARETPDLTATLAYNVVSVGIRETPMPSFASLPPQDRWDIVNYVYSLRRQPMVLPAAQADAKAAPGAEAARTVIALLDSALEFARAGRPAEAGDRAFDAYIAFEPLETPARAKEPGLVASMERHFADFKGAVRQHDMAAARSAREAIALDLPRIVELTRPTSGGWGAFFQSFLIILREGFEAILVVGAVVAFLIKTGHRERLRSIWTGVALGVAASAVTAIALKTLFAQLPASREIVEGVTMLIAVIVLFSVSYWLISKVEAVKWQKFIREKVNRALEHGGGKALALVAFLAVYREGAETALFYQALFNEGSNIALPLSLGIIAGLVILALVFTLFYRYGVKIPMRPFFAVTSVLLYYMAFVFMGKGIRELQEGNLISITVMPGMPHMPSMGVFPSAETLAAQALLLGLFAFALVKTFIPRQTARD from the coding sequence ATGAAATCGGGTTCAAAGATCGGCCGCCTGATCGTGGTTGCGGCGATCCTGCTGCCGGCCGCGGCACAGTCCCAGGAAAATTCGGCAAAAAGGCTTTCCAGCATCGTCAGTGTGGCGGTCGAGGAATACCGGAAAGGCATCGACGACCGCGGCAATGTCATCTCCGCCGAGGAATACGCCGAGGCCACCTCGTTCCTCGGCGACGCACGCGTCGTCGCGACGCGTTTGAGGGGTTACAACGCTCCGCCGACACAGGCTCTTCTCGACACGCTGATCGCTGCAGTCAAAGCCAGGCGGCCGCCGCAGGAAGTCCAGCTAATCGAAGCGCGGTTCCGCGGAGCACTTGGTGTTGCGGGAGCGCTGGATCTGCCGTCTGCTCCGCTCGACACGGCACGGGGACACGCGCTTTACACCGCGAATTGTGCCTCATGTCACGGTGAAGCCGGTCGGGGGGACGGACCCGCGGCGAAAGCAGGCAACGTGCCTGCTCCGGCGATTGGAGACGCGAGAGAGACGCCAGACCTCACGGCGACGCTCGCCTACAACGTCGTGTCGGTCGGCATTCGCGAAACTCCGATGCCATCGTTCGCCTCGCTGCCGCCGCAGGACCGGTGGGACATCGTGAACTACGTCTACTCGCTCCGCAGACAACCAATGGTTCTTCCCGCGGCGCAGGCGGACGCGAAAGCAGCGCCTGGTGCCGAGGCGGCGCGAACGGTTATCGCTTTGCTCGACAGCGCACTGGAGTTTGCACGGGCAGGCCGGCCGGCTGAAGCCGGCGATCGCGCGTTCGACGCCTACATCGCATTCGAGCCTCTCGAGACTCCGGCACGTGCAAAGGAGCCGGGCCTTGTCGCCTCGATGGAACGCCATTTCGCCGATTTCAAAGGCGCGGTCAGACAGCACGACATGGCTGCGGCGCGAAGCGCGCGCGAGGCGATTGCGCTGGACCTGCCGCGGATAGTCGAGCTAACGCGCCCGACATCGGGTGGCTGGGGCGCATTCTTCCAATCATTCCTGATCATCCTTCGCGAGGGATTCGAGGCAATCCTCGTCGTTGGAGCTGTCGTCGCCTTTCTCATCAAGACTGGTCACCGCGAGCGGCTGCGCTCGATCTGGACCGGAGTCGCCCTCGGTGTAGCGGCAAGCGCCGTGACGGCGATTGCCCTCAAGACACTTTTCGCGCAGCTGCCGGCCAGCCGCGAGATCGTCGAGGGCGTGACGATGCTGATCGCCGTGATCGTGCTGTTCTCAGTGAGCTACTGGCTCATCTCGAAGGTGGAAGCGGTCAAATGGCAGAAGTTCATTCGCGAAAAGGTGAATCGGGCGTTGGAGCACGGCGGCGGGAAGGCGCTGGCGCTCGTGGCGTTCCTGGCCGTGTACAGGGAGGGGGCTGAAACCGCGCTCTTCTACCAGGCGCTATTTAATGAAGGGAGCAACATCGCCCTGCCGCTCTCACTGGGCATTATTGCCGGCCTGGTGATTCTCGCTCTGGTGTTCACCCTGTTTTACAGGTACGGAGTAAAGATTCCGATGCGCCCGTTCTTCGCCGTGACGAGCGTGCTCCTCTACTACATGGCGTTCGTTTTCATGGGGAAGGGAATTCGCGAGCTGCAGGAAGGGAATCTCATTTCGATCACGGTGATGCCCGGCATGCCGCACATGCCGTCAATGGGGGTATTCCCCAGTGCGGAGACGCTCGCTGCTCAGGCACTGCTACTGGGTTTGTTTGCTTTCGCCCTGGTCAAGACGTTCATTCCCAGGCAAACGGCTCGCGACTGA
- a CDS encoding transcription antitermination factor NusB, which produces MTPATGGGMTGSGGATAQLAQVAGVTPGRIAAAKICADMRGGELLDAAFERRTGGLDARDRRWLRELAYGMLRRRGLIDAILAERVRGGLARIDADLVDLFRLGVYQLLYMGSVPAYAAIAQTVELAKVRHGIGASKLVNAVLRRVDRERDDLEPVLPSDPAEALAVKYSHPAWLVRRWLSRWGKDATELMLTRNNGEAPVVLRPFGIVREQLEAMLESADVHVEEGGAPLVRDSIQVSGGITLGDLGAFRQGLFFIQDPASTLVTYYAAMPADAVVADLCAAPGGKALELSRFARLVVAADRSPTRLVRVVANRARLEVENMHIIAADALLPAIRPVEAVLVDAPCTGTGTFRRHPDARWRLRISDLAVMASRQASLLHSAATVVAPGGLLVYSTCSLEPEENEEQIEAFLGTHENWRLEPPPAGAVPAETLDGGYLRVLPHLHGTDGAFAARLRRVD; this is translated from the coding sequence ATGACTCCCGCAACGGGCGGCGGCATGACCGGAAGCGGAGGGGCCACTGCTCAGCTCGCACAGGTCGCCGGAGTGACTCCGGGTCGGATCGCGGCAGCGAAAATCTGCGCGGACATGCGCGGCGGTGAATTGCTCGACGCTGCTTTCGAGCGAAGAACGGGCGGCCTCGATGCCCGCGACAGGCGCTGGCTCCGCGAGCTCGCTTACGGAATGCTTCGCCGGCGCGGTCTGATCGACGCCATTCTCGCAGAGCGCGTGCGGGGCGGCCTCGCGAGGATAGATGCCGATCTGGTCGATCTTTTCCGCCTGGGAGTATACCAGCTGCTGTACATGGGGAGTGTCCCCGCCTACGCCGCAATCGCACAGACAGTCGAGCTCGCGAAGGTGAGACACGGCATCGGCGCGAGCAAGCTGGTGAACGCTGTGTTGCGCAGAGTCGACCGCGAGCGCGACGACCTCGAGCCTGTTCTTCCGTCAGACCCGGCCGAAGCGCTCGCCGTCAAATACTCGCACCCGGCGTGGCTTGTGCGCCGTTGGCTGTCGCGATGGGGAAAGGACGCCACCGAGCTGATGCTGACGCGAAACAATGGCGAAGCCCCGGTAGTTCTTCGCCCGTTTGGAATCGTTCGGGAGCAGCTCGAAGCGATGCTCGAGTCCGCGGACGTTCACGTCGAGGAGGGCGGCGCTCCGCTCGTGCGCGACAGCATTCAGGTTTCGGGTGGAATCACGCTCGGCGATCTCGGCGCGTTCAGGCAGGGGTTGTTCTTCATTCAGGATCCGGCTTCCACGCTCGTCACGTATTACGCCGCCATGCCCGCTGATGCGGTGGTCGCAGATCTCTGCGCGGCGCCGGGAGGAAAGGCACTCGAGCTCTCACGATTCGCTCGTCTCGTCGTAGCAGCCGATCGCTCCCCCACCCGTCTGGTTCGCGTTGTCGCGAATCGCGCGCGTCTGGAAGTGGAGAACATGCACATCATCGCCGCCGATGCTCTCCTCCCTGCGATCCGGCCTGTCGAAGCAGTTCTGGTGGATGCTCCCTGCACGGGCACCGGGACATTCCGCCGGCATCCGGACGCGCGATGGCGACTGCGTATCTCGGACCTCGCGGTGATGGCATCTCGTCAGGCGAGTCTGCTGCACTCCGCGGCGACAGTCGTGGCACCGGGCGGCCTCCTCGTCTACAGTACCTGCTCGCTGGAGCCCGAAGAGAATGAGGAGCAGATCGAGGCCTTTCTTGGGACTCACGAGAACTGGCGGCTCGAGCCTCCGCCTGCGGGAGCGGTTCCCGCGGAGACGCTCGACGGCGGATATCTGCGCGTACTTCCACATCTGCATGGCACGGATGGCGCGTTCGCGGCCCGCCTCCGGAGGGTGGACTAG